A region from the Mycobacteriales bacterium genome encodes:
- a CDS encoding sugar ABC transporter ATP-binding protein, which produces MTDVARLQVVEVSKHYGPTVALNNASFAVADGDVHALIGENGAGKSTLVKLLSGLIRPDAGEIRVAGESVRLHSPRDALGAGIATAYQELTVIPYLTVAQNLLLGREPRNRLRLVSTNRLVQQASGMLQRWELAGVSPEALVSELSLAERQQLELVRSLDRTSQVLLLDEPTAALGAQQVDWLFRQVRRLRDKGKTLVFISHRMSEVREIADKITVLRNGHEVATFAPHEASDRDVIQMMVGRDVKATLRKTRDVSSEVRLDVEDLRCEPGLKGLSFSLRAGEIVGLGALQGNGQLELFLSLFGARRAASGTIRLDGQPYKPRSPYDAIHRGLGISLVPEDRKAEGVMVDMSGLANITLPSLRALATAGVVRTPRQRRAALSAARGVNVTPQNLVKEVRALSGGNQQKIALGKWLVADTKLLLMYDPTRGVDVATKAEIFAMMQEMAEAGKSILFYSTDIEELLGVSDRIVVLYRGVKAAELSQSEMTRDRVLTAMLGVARDDSVSMPVQAPEAAL; this is translated from the coding sequence GTGACCGACGTTGCAAGGCTGCAAGTGGTCGAGGTGAGCAAGCATTACGGCCCTACGGTCGCGCTTAACAATGCCTCGTTCGCTGTGGCTGACGGCGACGTGCATGCTCTCATCGGAGAGAACGGTGCGGGCAAGTCAACTCTGGTGAAGCTTCTCAGTGGCTTGATTCGGCCAGACGCCGGAGAGATTCGCGTGGCGGGTGAGTCGGTTCGACTGCACTCGCCACGCGACGCTCTCGGCGCCGGCATTGCCACTGCGTACCAAGAGTTGACGGTGATTCCCTACCTGACTGTTGCGCAGAACTTGTTGCTCGGAAGAGAGCCGAGGAACAGGCTTCGTCTGGTCTCGACGAATCGCCTCGTTCAACAGGCCAGCGGCATGTTGCAGCGGTGGGAGCTGGCCGGCGTCAGCCCGGAAGCCCTCGTTTCGGAGCTGTCGCTCGCCGAGAGACAGCAACTGGAGCTTGTGAGAAGCCTCGATCGCACATCGCAGGTGCTGCTCCTCGACGAGCCCACCGCGGCTCTGGGCGCGCAACAGGTGGATTGGCTGTTTCGTCAGGTCCGCCGACTGCGCGATAAGGGCAAGACCCTGGTCTTCATCTCTCACCGGATGAGCGAGGTCCGTGAGATCGCGGACAAGATCACCGTTCTGCGCAACGGCCACGAGGTGGCGACGTTCGCTCCCCACGAGGCAAGCGATCGAGACGTCATCCAGATGATGGTTGGGCGCGATGTCAAAGCCACGTTGCGAAAGACGCGCGATGTGTCTTCAGAAGTACGACTGGACGTCGAAGATCTGCGCTGTGAACCGGGTCTGAAAGGTCTGTCCTTCTCGCTGCGCGCTGGAGAGATCGTCGGCCTCGGAGCACTGCAGGGCAACGGCCAACTCGAGCTGTTCCTGTCCCTTTTCGGCGCGCGACGGGCGGCGTCCGGCACGATCCGGTTGGATGGACAGCCCTACAAGCCCAGGTCGCCCTACGACGCCATTCACCGCGGACTTGGGATCAGCCTGGTGCCCGAGGATCGCAAGGCCGAGGGCGTCATGGTGGATATGTCGGGCCTTGCCAACATCACGCTCCCGAGCCTGCGCGCGCTGGCAACGGCCGGCGTTGTTCGTACACCCCGCCAACGACGCGCAGCTTTGAGCGCAGCTCGAGGGGTCAACGTCACTCCACAGAACCTCGTGAAGGAGGTTCGAGCGCTGAGCGGCGGCAACCAACAGAAGATTGCCCTCGGGAAGTGGCTGGTCGCCGATACCAAGCTGTTGCTGATGTACGACCCTACCCGCGGGGTGGACGTGGCCACCAAGGCAGAGATCTTCGCCATGATGCAGGAGATGGCCGAGGCCGGGAAGTCTATCCTGTTCTACTCGACGGATATTGAGGAGCTGCTCGGTGTAAGCGACCGCATTGTCGTGCTCTACAGAGGCGTCAAGGCCGCGGAGCTATCACAGTCCGAGATGACCCGAGACCGCGTTCTGACCGCGATGCTGGGCGTCGCCCGCGATGACTCCGTCTCGATGCCCGTGCAAGCGCCCGAGGCGGCACTGTGA
- a CDS encoding ABC transporter permease, whose protein sequence is MKLSEFGVYRRRMSLTGTVGPAVVLVVLFFIYVAVHPGVLSLLQFNTLTNEATAVAIAAAGETLIVLAGGFDLSVGSVLSLINVLIATKIGTSTGSQLLMVPIALGAGAAIGAINGALVVLLRIPSIVATLAMSFFWGGVALLILSQPGGSVPLDFVNWFTGNVRGAIPAALVLLVVVVALWILVKRTRLGRAIYAVGGDPGAAAANGIRVGPTSLAAYTLGGLLYGLAGIFLTAQSASGDPNVGGPLLLSVFAAVVIGGVVFGGGRGDVVGSMIGAFILYLIADVLFALGVSSFYTNVLNGSVLLVAVLAGSLSGARQWLFSRLRPSLSAADG, encoded by the coding sequence GTGAAGCTCAGCGAGTTCGGCGTCTACCGGCGACGGATGTCCCTGACCGGCACGGTGGGCCCTGCGGTAGTCCTGGTCGTCCTGTTCTTCATCTATGTCGCGGTACACCCCGGGGTGTTGTCGCTGCTGCAGTTCAACACCCTCACGAATGAAGCGACGGCAGTCGCCATCGCGGCGGCCGGCGAGACGCTGATCGTCCTCGCCGGAGGATTCGACCTGTCCGTCGGGTCGGTGTTGTCGCTCATCAACGTGCTCATCGCGACGAAGATCGGGACCAGCACTGGATCGCAGCTTCTCATGGTGCCGATTGCCCTCGGTGCCGGTGCCGCCATCGGTGCCATCAATGGCGCCCTCGTCGTCCTCCTGCGCATCCCCTCTATCGTCGCCACGCTGGCCATGTCGTTCTTCTGGGGCGGCGTGGCACTCCTGATTCTGAGCCAGCCCGGGGGATCCGTACCGCTCGACTTCGTCAACTGGTTCACGGGCAACGTCCGCGGGGCCATACCCGCCGCACTGGTGCTCCTGGTAGTCGTGGTCGCCCTGTGGATCCTGGTCAAGCGAACCAGACTCGGGCGGGCCATCTACGCCGTCGGAGGGGATCCAGGCGCCGCCGCCGCGAACGGCATCCGCGTTGGCCCGACGTCCCTTGCTGCGTACACCCTCGGTGGCCTGCTCTACGGGCTGGCCGGAATCTTTCTGACGGCCCAGAGCGCCAGTGGCGATCCCAACGTGGGCGGCCCCCTGCTCCTCAGCGTGTTCGCAGCTGTGGTGATCGGCGGCGTGGTGTTCGGCGGTGGCCGTGGTGACGTGGTCGGCAGCATGATCGGGGCATTCATTCTCTACCTGATCGCCGACGTGCTGTTCGCCCTGGGGGTGTCGTCCTTCTACACCAATGTGCTGAACGGGTCGGTGCTTCTCGTGGCCGTGCTCGCCGGCTCGCTGTCAGGCGCGCGGCAGTGGCTCTTCTCCCGGCTGCGACCTTCCCTTTCTGCCGCCGATGGATAG
- a CDS encoding substrate-binding domain-containing protein, translated as MKRPKWGVAVGLLTAAVVAAGCGSSSGGTSASGSSSSPSGGQSHAGKYKIALSLSYTGNDWQNEAANLVKAVAATPPYDQKVDLRVDIAGADVTKQIQTLNNEINAGMNAIIVYPISPTALNATIQKACQQGIVVYAYDSLVTAPCAYNVHIDQYEWGIKSATWLAKKLNGKGQIANISGVPGTTVDTDREQALKDVLKNYPNIHVAGSANGEWAQAQGKTAFVQIQSGHPNLDGIYAEAGCYAITQYLISSGKQPLPCAGEMSNGHHLYMLSKDICQKANVDPSSCAHLPSSSAGSPVYSGELAFINSVKILEGQKIAHDTILPLPYFTTDDLDQLGVKAVGDNPAQGALVFPPSVVSNPGFFGDFWNPLVEQGVQAALTGKSDKISDAKPCDQVDGCKTQDKLSFDKQHSGGN; from the coding sequence ATGAAACGTCCAAAGTGGGGGGTAGCCGTCGGGCTGCTGACCGCCGCAGTGGTGGCGGCCGGCTGCGGCTCGAGCAGCGGCGGCACGAGCGCCAGTGGAAGTAGCTCCAGCCCGTCGGGCGGACAGTCTCACGCTGGTAAGTACAAGATCGCGCTGAGTCTGAGCTACACCGGCAATGACTGGCAGAATGAAGCTGCCAACTTGGTCAAGGCCGTGGCGGCGACTCCACCGTATGACCAGAAGGTCGACCTGAGAGTTGACATCGCGGGCGCGGATGTCACGAAGCAGATTCAGACTCTGAACAACGAGATCAACGCGGGTATGAACGCCATCATCGTCTACCCGATCTCGCCCACAGCCCTGAACGCGACGATTCAGAAGGCGTGCCAACAGGGAATCGTCGTCTACGCGTACGACAGCCTCGTCACGGCCCCTTGCGCCTATAACGTGCATATCGACCAGTACGAATGGGGCATCAAGTCGGCTACCTGGCTGGCGAAGAAGCTGAACGGCAAGGGGCAGATCGCCAACATCTCTGGCGTTCCCGGAACAACGGTCGACACTGACCGCGAACAGGCTCTGAAGGATGTCCTGAAGAATTACCCGAACATTCATGTCGCTGGCTCGGCCAACGGCGAGTGGGCGCAGGCGCAAGGCAAGACGGCATTTGTCCAGATCCAGTCTGGACACCCCAACCTTGACGGCATCTACGCCGAGGCCGGTTGCTACGCGATAACACAGTACCTGATCTCCAGCGGAAAGCAGCCGCTCCCATGCGCCGGTGAAATGAGCAACGGGCACCACCTGTACATGCTTTCCAAGGACATCTGTCAGAAGGCGAACGTGGACCCGAGCAGCTGCGCGCACCTGCCCAGCAGCTCGGCCGGGTCGCCGGTCTACTCAGGTGAGCTCGCCTTCATCAACTCGGTGAAGATCCTGGAAGGTCAGAAGATCGCACACGACACCATCCTGCCGTTGCCGTACTTCACGACGGATGATCTCGACCAGCTTGGTGTCAAGGCAGTCGGTGACAACCCGGCTCAGGGAGCACTCGTCTTCCCGCCGAGCGTGGTGAGCAACCCGGGCTTCTTCGGTGACTTCTGGAACCCACTGGTGGAGCAGGGCGTGCAGGCGGCACTGACCGGTAAGTCCGACAAGATCAGCGACGCCAAGCCCTGCGACCAGGTCGATGGGTGCAAGACGCAGGACAAGCTGTCATTTGACAAGCAGCATTCTGGCGGCAACTAG